The sequence CGGGGGCGGGTCAGGCCGGCGTGGACGCGCTGCACCTCCAGCTCGGCAAGATCGCCGGGGACCGGGTGCTCGGCTCCCGCCCCGGCGACGTGCGCCAGGCGGTCGGCGACGAGCTCGGCCCGTTCCCCGCGCCGCTGGCGCTCAACGTGGTGCCGTGGGCCGGGTCGCTCGTCGACTTCGGGTGGTCGTCCGAGGAGATGAAGATCCGCAACGAGTCGCGCAAGATCCTCGGGCTGCCCGACCTGAAGGTCTCCGCCACCTGCGTACGGGTGCCGGTGGTGACCGGCCACTCGGTGGCCGTGCACGCGGTCTTCGCCACCGAGGTGGACGCCGAGGGCGCCCGCGAGGCGCTGCGGAACGCCCCCGGCGTGATCCTGGTCGACGACCCCGCCGCCGGCGAGTTCCCGATGCCGATCGACGCGGTCGGCACCGACCCGTCCTGGGTCGGCCGGATCCGCCGCGCCCTGGACGACCCGCGCGCCCTGGACCTCTTCGTCACCGGCGACAACCTCCGCAAGGGCGCCGCCCTGAACACCGCCCAGATCGCCGAACTCCTAGCCAAGGAACTCACCCGCCCCTGACCCGCCCGGTCACCCCGCCCACCGACGCCCGCCGGCGCGGGCCCCCCGCCCAAGGGCGGCCAGTTTCAGAGAAAGAGGCCCTATCCAAGCGCGGATAGGGCCTCTTTCTCTGAAGATGCGGCGGGAGTCGGTGGGGGTGCGGCGCGGGGACGGGGGGTGGGTCAGGCGGCGGCCAGGCGGACGCCGTCGCGGCCGTGGCGCTTGACCGCGTAGAGGGCCTGGTCGGCGCGGCGGAGGGTGAGTTCCGCGGACTCGCCGGGTTGGGGGAGGGCCACCCCGACGCTGATGGTGCGCCCGGTACGTCGGGCGGCCTCGGTCAGCCGCTCGGCGATCCGGACCGCCTCCTCGGGGCGGCTCACCTCGATCACCGCGACGAACTCGTCGCCACCGACCCGGTACAGCTCGTCGCCCTGGCGCAGCGCGCCCTCCAGCGCCCGGGCCAGTCCGACCAGCAGCCGGTCGCCGGCCTGGTGGCCGTACGTGTCGTTGACCGTCTTGAACCCGTCCACGTCGATGGCGAGCAGGGCGGTACGCCCCGGCGTGGCCGCCCTGATCCGCTGGCCGAACGGCCCGGTGTGCCGGAGCCCGGTGAGCGGGTCGGAGCTGGCCTGCTCGCGGAGCCGGGCCAGCGTACGGAGCCGGTCCAGCGCACCCCAGGCCTGCCCGGCCAGCAGTTCGATCAGGTTGACCGTGGTCGGGTCGGGCCGCAGCAGCCGCTCGTCCGCGACCAGCAGCACCCCGCCCGCGTCGGGCTGGCCGACCGGCACCGACACCAGGGTGCGTACCCCGGCCCGGGCCAGCGGCGCGTATTCGTCCGTGGGCGGATGACCCGCCTCGCCCAGCGTGTACGCGGTGCCGTGCCGATGGGCCCGGGCCACCATCCGGCTGAGCGGCCCGGCCCCGGCCTCGGTCAGCTCGGCCCGGATGCGCGACTCCAACTCGCCGGGCGCACCGGTCGGGTCGACGAGGCGGGGGCCGCTCCGGCCGGTAAGCACCAGCACGGCGCAGGAGAGGGTGGAGACGTCCCGGGCCGCGGTGAGGGCCGCGGCCATCAGGTCCGGACCGGTCGGGGCGGCGGTGAACGCGGTGGCGTGGCGCAGCAGCTTCTCGCTGCGGGTCTCGGCCGGCGGTCCGCCGAGGGCCACGATCCGCGCGCCCAGCCGGCCCGCCAGCCGTTCCGCGGTCTGCCGCCACCGACCCAGCTCGGCCGGCCCGCTCCACTGCAGGTCGAGCACCCCGATCGGGCGGCCCGCCGGGTCGAGCACCGGTACACAGATCTCGGCGGTCACGTCGGGGCGCAGCGGGAGATAGTCCGGGTCGGCGGTCACGTCGGGCACCGTGGCCCCCTCGCCGGAGGCGTAGACCCGGCCGACGATGCCGGACTTCGGCGGCACGGTGGAGAAGACCTGCCATGATCCGGTGGCGGCGACGCAGCGCAGCCGGTCGTGGACCTGGAGCAGCACGGAGATCGTCGCGGGGGCGTACCGGGCGAGCGCGGTCACGGTCCACTGGCACGCCTCGACGGCGGTCGGCGCCATCGGCAGGCGGACCGTGACGTCCCGGACGACTCGCTCGTGATCCACGTTCTTCCAGGTGGGGGCGGGCCCGGCCGGTGCCGGGGCTGCGATCAAGCGTACTCAGCCGAGGGCGGTCCGCCACGGGAAAGATCACCTGTCGTTCGTACACATGTGCCATCCACAGGCTGTGGACAGGGCCTGTGGGCTGCGCGACGGGCCCGCCCGCGACGGCCTCGCCGGGTTAGCGTGAGAGGTCCCGGTCGCAGTGGAGGAGCCATGCTCATCGCCCAGCTGAGTGACCCGCACCTGACCACCGGCGTGCTCGGCGCCGTGCCTGCCGCCGGTCTGCACCGCGCGCTCGGCCGGGTGCTGGCGCTGCGCCCTCGCCCGGACTGCGTGGTGATCACCGGCGACCTGGTGGATCAGGGTCGCCCCGACGAGTACGCGACGCTGCGCGAGGTGATCGGGCGGTACCCGCTGCCGGTGCACCTGGTGGCCGGCAACCACGACGACCGGGAGTCGCTGCTGGACGCCTTCGGCGGCACCCCGTACCTGGGCGGCGGCTTCTCCGCGCACTACCACGTCGACCATCCGGACGTGACCGTCGTGGTGCTGGACTCGCTGACCCCGGGGGAGGGCGGCGGCCGGCTCGGAGAGGACCAGCTCGGCTGGCTCGACGGGGTGCTGGCTGGCCGCGCGGACGTGCCCGCCCTGGTCTGCCTGCACCACCCGCCGGTCGCCGTCGGCGTCCCGGCCGCCGACGCCGTCCGGCTCGCCGACGGTGACGCGCTCGCCGAGGTCGTCCGCCGGCACCCCCACGTGGTACGCGTCGCCGCCGGCCACCTGCACCGCCCGGTGACCACCGGGTACGCCGGCACCGTGCTGACCGTCGCGCCGAGCACCTGGCGGCAGGCGTCGCTGACCATGAACGCCGACGACGAGATCGGCTGGGTCGACGAGCCGACCGCCTTCCTGCTGCACGCGGTGGACGACGGCGGCTGCGTCACCCACACCGTGCAGGTCAGCCACGCCGCCGGTCAGACCTGCAGTTACTGACCTCCGAGGGTGCGGCTCCTCTGGTACGTCGCGTACGGGTCGAACATGGATCCGGCGCGGCTCGGCTGGTACCTCTCCGGCGGCCGGCCACCCGACGGGCTGCGGTCGTACCCCGGGTGTCGGGACTGCCGGCCACCGCGCCGGACGGAAGCGGTGCTGGTCCCCGGCGGCGTCTACTTCGCCGGGGAGTCCCGGGCCTGGACGGGCGGGATGGCGTTCTACGACCCCGAGCTGCCGGGCACGGCGGCGGCGCGCGGCTACCTGCTCACCGCCGGGCAGTTCGCCGACATCGCCGCGCAGGAGATGTACCGCCCGCCCGGCGCCGACCTCGACCTGATCGCCGTGGCCGTCGAGGCCGGGCGGGCCACCCTCGGCCCCGGCCGGTACGAGACGCTGCTGCGGGTCGGCGTACGCGACGGGGTGCCGATGCTGACCTTCACCGCGCCCTGGCGGGCGGGCGAGGTGGCGTGGACCGCGCCGGCGCCGGTCTACCTGAGGATGATCGCGGCCGGGCTGCGGGCGGCGCACGGCTGGTCGGTCGACCGGACCGTCGCCTACCTGGCCGACCGCCCCGGCGTGACCGGGCACTGGACCCGCGCCGACCTGACCGACCTGGTGGCGGCCGTGCCGGCCCCCTGACCTGATCGCCGTCGGGGAGCCGCTGGACGGCGCGGCGGCCGGTCAGCCGAGCAGGAGGCGGCGCAGCTCGGCGGCGAGCCGGTCGGCGGGCACCTCGTGGAAACCGCCCTCCAGGCTCACCCGCCGGGCACCAGGGACCGCGTCGGCGGTCGCGCCCGTCGCGTCGCGCAGCCACTGCGGGCTGCCCGTGCTGTCCAGCACCACCGTCGGCACGGTGATGGTGGCGAGCCGGTCGGCGGGAAGACTGCCGTCCCCGCTGACGGTGGCGTCGTGGACCAGGGACGGGGCCATCATCTCCAGCCAGGACCACATCGGCTGATCACGCATGCCGCGTACCTGGTCCGCGGGGAGGCCCACCGCGTCGCGCAGGAAGCACTCGACCGCGTCGCCCCGCCGGCCCGCCGTCACCAGCTCGGCCAGCCGGGGCGCGAGCGCCGCGCCCGACCCGTCGTGCGGCCCGACCCGGAACGGCGGCTCGAAGAGGGCCAGCCCCGCGACCGGGAGCCCGGCGGCGGCCGCCAGGGCGGCGAGGATCGCGCCGGACGAGATCCCGTAGAGGTACGCCGTGCCACCGGCCGCGCCGATCAGCGCTGCCAGGTCCTCGATCTCCCGCTGCACCGCGTACGGGGCGGTGTCGGCGCTGTCGCCCCGGCCGCGTCGGTCGTACCCGAACACGGTGAAGTCCCCGGCCAGCGCGGCGGCCACCGCACGGGTGGTGGTCCGGTCGTTGAACGCGCCGCCCACCAGCACGATCGCCGGCCCGTCGCCGCTGCGCTCGTACGCGATGGTCGTGCCGTCGGCGGAGCGCACCGTGCCCACCGCCAGGGTCGCGTCAGTCATCCGTGGATCCTCTCCTCGTCGTCGTCTCCCATCCTGGTCGGTGCTACCGACGCGAATCCGACGCCGACCGCCGGATTGCTTTCACCTACCCGTCATGTCGGAATGGTCCGAACGTCCAGGCCGGGTCACCTCACGTATCCGCAGGTCTGTTCGACTTCCCCAGTCGACCGGCGGGGAAGGAGATGAGAGGCTGTCTCCTGACGGAGTGGCGACCCCCGACCGCCGCCCTCCGCGATCGACCCCTGTCACGGCACGGATCAGGGTCGCCGGGCGAACCATCGCTCGTGCCGCGTCCAACGCCGAACCTCACGAGGAGTTCCATGTCCGTCCCCGGGATGCGTCGGGCCGCCATCGGCCTGACCGCACTCGCCGCGGCCGCGCTGAGCACGGTCGCCGTCCACCCGAGCCAGGCCGAGGCCGGTCCCAAGCCGCTCGACGTCAAGCTGCTCGCCCTCAACGACTTCCACGGCAACCTCGAGCCGCCGACCGGCTCCAGCGGCACCATCGCCGGGCAGCCCGCCGGCGGCGCCGAATACCTGGCCACCCAGCTCGCCAAGCTGCGCGGGGCCACCGAGGAGGAGCAGGAGCGCACCATCACCGTCGCGGCCGGCGACCTGATCGGCGCCTCCCCGCTGCTCTCCGCCGCGTTCCACGACGAGCCGACCATCGAGTCGCTCACCATGGCCGGGCTGGACTTCGCCAGCGTCGGCAACCACGAGTTCGACGAGGGCGCCAACGAGCTGCTGCGCATCCAGAACGGCGGCTGCCACCCGGTCGACGGCTGCGCGGACGGCACCCCGTACGCGGGCGCCGGCTTCCAGTACCTCTCGGCGAACGCGTTCAAGACCGCCACCGGCCAGCCGCTGCTGCCGCCGTACGGCGTCAAGAAGGTCGACGGCGTCAAGGTCGGCTTCATCGGGATGACCCTGGAGGGCACCCCGCAGATCGTCTCCCAGGAGGGCGTCGCCGGCCTCACCTTCAGCGACGAGTCGGAGACCGCCAACAAGTACGCCCGCATCCTGCGCTCGCAGGGCGTGGAGACCATCGTCGTGCTGCTGCACGAGGGCGGTCAGCAGGACACCACCGGCGGCATCAACGACTGCAAGGGCTTCACCGGCCCGATCGTCGACATCGCCAACCGGATGGACCCGTCGATCGACGTGGTGGTCAGCGGGCACACCCACCAGGCGTACAACTGCGAGATCAACGGCAAGCTGGTCACCAGCGCCAGCTCGTTCGGTCGCCTGGTCACCGACATCGACCTGCAGATCGACCGGAAGACCGGCGACGTGCTGACCGCCAAGGCCAACAACGTCGTGGTGACCCGGGACGTCACCAAGGACGCGGCGCAGACCGAGCTGATCACCCGCTACAAGACGGCGCTCGGCCCGGTCGCCATTAAGGTCGTCGGCGAGACCGCCGAGCCGCTCAACCGCGTGCAGGAGACCCTGTTCGGTACGGCCAAGGGCGAGTCCCCGCTCGGCAACGTGATCGCCGACGCGCAGTTCGCGGCGACCGACAACGAGCAGGGCGCGCTCGGCGCGTTCATGAACCCCGGTGGTGTCCGCGCCGACCTCGACGCCGGTCAGGTCACCTACGAGGAGGCGTTCACGGTCCAGCCGTTCGCCAACAACCTGGTCACGCTCGACCTCACCGGCGCGCAGCTCTACTGCGTGCTGGAGCAGCAGTTCGTCGTCGGCCGGACGCTCTACCCGTCCTCGACGGTCCGCTACACCGTCGACGTGAACGGCACCACCGGCACCACCGCCGACCCGTGCGCCGGTACCCGGGTCGTCCGGGGCAGCCTCACCCTCGGCGGCGTGACGGTCACCGACGCCGGCACCTACCGGGTCACGGTGAACAACTTCCTGGCCGGTGGCGGTGACGGTTTCACCGCGCTCAAGAGCGGCACCAACCAGGTCACCGGCATGATCGACCTGGATGCCTTCGTGGCGTACCTGACCGCGTCCTCGCCGGTCTCCGCGCCGGCCCTGGACCGCATCCGCACCACCGCCGAGGTCCCCGCCGCCTGACGGCAGGACCCCGCCCACGAACGGGCCCCGGAGCAGCCGCTCCGGGGCCCGTCCCCGTCTCCGCCCCCGCCGCGCCGCCCCCGCCGCGCCGCCCCCGCCGGGCCGCGCCGCGCACGCACTTTCACGGAAAGCGTGGCTATGGCGCATCAAATAGCCACGCTTTCCGTGAAAGTGCGCGGCATTTTCGCGGGGTGGGTGTGGCGTGGTGAAGCGGGGGGGCGGGTGGAGCGTGGGCTGAGGGAGGCGGTGCAGGGGGTCAGGCGGGGGTGGGTTCGGGGGTGCGGTCGGCGGGGGCGGCGAGCCGGCCGTCCTGGATGGCGGTGAGCAGGGGACGCAGGGAGAGGGCGATCAGCGAGGCGGCCAGGCAGCCACCCACCACGACGGCCACCCACACCTTGCCGCCGGCGGCGCCGATCAGCGGGCCGGCGGTGACCGGGCCGATCACCCCGCTGATCCCGAAGATCATCGAACTCATCGCGTTGTACCGGCCGCGCAGCTCGTCGGTGGCCAGCGCGTTGGTCAGCGCCGGCATCACCGGCGACAGCATGGTCTCGCCGAACCCGAAGATCGCCGCGCAGGCCACCACGCCGAGCGCCGCCATCAGGGCGTTGCCGGTGCCGATCAGGCCGGCCGCGCCGAGGGTGAGCCATGCGGTCGCGAAGACCGCGCCGACCACCGCGAGCGCCCCGGTGCGGCTGCGCCCCTCCATCCGCCTGATCACCAGCAGTTGGGAGAGCACGATCATCAGGGTGTTGCCGGCCAGCGCCCAGGCGACCACGCGCGGGGTCACCTCGGCCACCCGGACCGCGTACGCGGTGAAACCGACCTCGATCTGGGCGTACCCGCAGGTGGTGAGCACCAGGCCGAAGATCACCAGGCGGCGGAACGGGCGGTCCCGCAGCACGGTGAGGTAACCCCCGCCGCCCGTCTTCGCGCCCGCCGCGCCGGCGGCGAGCCGGTGCCCGACGTGCGGCAGGGTCAGCAGGATGACCGCCGGCGTCAGGTAGCTGAGCGCGTCGAGCAGGTAGATCGCCTGGAAGGTCACCGGCCGGGCGACGTCGACGATGGCGCCCGAGGTCAGGCCGCCCACGCCGATGCCGAGGTTGAGCAGGGCGAAGTTCAGCCCGTACACCCGCTGCCGCTCGTCGTCGGCGGTGAGCGAGGCGAGGATGGTGTTCTGCCCGGACCAGATCGCCGAACCGCCGATCGCGATCACGGTGGCCACCCCGAACGCGGAGGCGGTCGAGTCGACCAGCGCCAACGACCCGGTGCCGATCGCCTCGATCAGCAGGGACGGCAGCACCACCCGGCGGGCGCCGAACCGGTCGATCAGCGTCCCGCCCAGCGGGGAGAGCGCCAGGGTGACCGCGCCGTACCAGCCGATCACCAAACCGGCCCGCGGGTCGGAGAGCCCGCGCACGTCGGTCAGGTAGATGAACAGGAACGGCAGGGTGAGGCCGCGACCGATCGCCGACAGCAGGGTGCCGAGCAGGATGCGTCGGGCTTCCGGACGGCGGGGGAGGGATCGGCGCAGCATGCCGCGATTCTTTCCAGCGGGTCTGACAGACCGCGACGCATTTTGCTGCCGCTCGCGCCTGCCACGTGATCAACCGCACGTCCACGGGCGCTGTCGGTCGGCTCTGCCATGCTGGCCCGGTGAGCGTGACCTGGCGACACCTGCCCGCATCGGCCCGCGAGATCGCCGTCGCCGCCACCGACGCCGTCGAGGCCGCGAAGGCCCGCGACGGTGCGGCGTACGAGGCGGCGACCGCGCGGCTCGGCGGGGCCGAGCGCTCCGGCCTGGTCCTCGGCGCGGTGGTGCGGCTGCTGCTGGAGGAGACCCATCCGGACGGGCTGGACGGCGACGATGTCCGGCAGGTGCTTGAGCACTGCGTCCGGGCGGCGGCCCCGTGGCGGCCGGAGGTCGACCCGCACGTGGTGCTGGTTCTGCTGGCCTCCGCGCTCGGCGTGTACGACCCGGGCGAGGACAGCTCCCCGCCCGATCCGGCGGCGATCGCCCGGCACGCCCCGCTGCTCGTCGCCGACCTGCTCGCGGTGACCGGCCGGCCGGTCGACGGCTACCTGGGGGCGGCGTTCACCGAGATCGAACGCACCGAGCGGCACGACTGACGGTCCGGCCGAACGGACGGGCGCATGGACCGATCGGCGCTGCTCGCATCGGCCGGCATCGCGATACGCTCCGCGCACAACATGATCGACTTGTCACGGGGGCGGTTGATGAACAGACGTGCGTGGGTGCGACTCGCGGTCGTACCACTGGTGGGCGGCGCGGGCCTGGTGGGTCCGGCGGCGCCCGCGGCGGTCGCCGCGCCGGCACCGGTCACCCAGGCGGTGGCCGACGAGTTGTACGTGAGCAAGGACTGCGCGTCGGGCGGCGACGGCAGTGTGGACCGGCCGTTCTGCACCATCTCGGCGGCGGCGGCCGTGGTGCAGCCCGGCCAGACGGTGCTGGTGCAGCCGGGCAACTACCCGGAGGCGCTCACCGTCACCCGCTCCGGCACCGCGGACGCGCCGGTCACCTTCCGGGCCGTGAACGGACCGAGCGGCCGGGTCACGGTCGGCAACATCGACGCCACCAACGTCATCGGCGCCGTCATCACCCTCTCCGGCGTGCACGACGTGGTGGTGCAGGGGTTCACCGTGGTGAGCACGCCGGAGCGGACCCCGCTCGTGGTCGACGGGTCCACCCGGGTCACCGTCGACGGTCTCGGGGCGTACTCGTCGCGCACCACAAGCACGCTGCACGTCACCGGAGCCTCCCGGGATGTCACCGTCAGCCGGAACTACCTCAGCAACTCGCCTGCCCAGAGTCCCGCCGTGCGGGTCGACCCGGGCGTCACCGGCACGATGATCGTCCACAACCAACTGTCCAACAGTGGTCTGCTGGTCACTGACGCCGTCGGTACGGTGATCACCAACAACACGGTCCTGACCAACTGCCAGCGGGCCATCGAGGTGGCCGGAACAGCTCCCGGCGTGGAGATCCAGAACAACATCGTGCGCACCCACCCGTTCCGCGCGGCCTGTGCCGATCCGGGACCGGCCACCGCCATCACGGTGTCGCCGGAGTCGACGGACGGCGCGGTCGCCGACTACAACCTGATCGACCCGATCACCGGCGGCGCCCTCTACTCATGGGGCGGGACCGGCTACTCCGATCTGCCGTCCTTCCGTACCGCCAGCGGTCAGGGGCAGCACGACATCGCGGCCGACCCGATCATCGGGAACCTCATGAGCAGCGGGCGGTACTACCGCCCGATCGGCGCGACATCGCCCGCGGTCGACTCGGCCAACGCCTCCGCCAAGGGGCTCACCCGCACCGACATGCTCGGCAACCCGCACAGTGACAACCCGGCCGTGCCCAACACCGGCACCGGCATCGGGTACCACGACCGGGGCGCCTTCGAGGTCCAGGGCGGCGTGATCGGCGGCCAGGTCGGCATCGAGCGCAAGCGTGGCACCGACCCGTTCGCGGTGACGGCGATCGCCGCCCCGCAGTACGCCTGGACGACGGACGGTGAGGGCGGCTCGATCGCGTACAAGTTCGACGACGAGCGCTACTGGCGGGTGACCGCGGACCGGACCCGCGACCACTCGTTCCGCCGCGGTGGTCGCAGCTGTGTCGCCACGAAGACCAGCTTCACCGACTTCCGGATCACGCCGGAGTACAGCTACTACCACTGCACGACGGTCGGGGCGCCCTACACTCCGGTGTCGCCCACCCGGGTGCTGGACACCCGGGCGGCGATCGGCACCGCCACCACCACGGCGGTGCCGGCGAAGGGCGAGGTCGTCCTGCCGGTCCCGAGTGTCGGCGGCGTGCCGGCCCGGGACATCACCGCGCTGGTCCTCAACGTCACGGTCACCAGGCCGACGGCGTCGGGCTTCATCACCGTGTACCCGAACCGGGACAACAGTTGGCCGCCAAGCTCGTCGAACGTCAACTTCGTCGCCAACGAGACCGTGCCGAACCTGGTCACCGTGCCGATGGGCGACGGCATCCGCTTCCGCAACAGCAGCAGCGGCACGGTGCACCTGGTCGCCGACCTGCAGGGCTTCTACGGCCGGCAGGGCTCCGGCTTCAAGCCGCTCAGCCCGGTGCGGGTGCTGGACACCCGGACGTCGACGCCGCTGGCCGGCAACGCCGACCGGCGGCTGGACTTCGCCGGCTGGCTGCCGGCCGACGCGACGGCGGCGATCCTGAACGTGACGGTCACCAGGCCGACCGCCGCGGGCGTGCTGAAGGTCTACCCGGACGGCTCGTCGGTGCCGGTGGCCTCGAACCTCAACTTCGTGGCCGGGCAGACGATCCCGAACCTGGTGATCGTGCCGGTGGTCGCCGGCAAGGTGATGATCCGCAACGCCAGCTCCGGCACCACCCACGTGGTCGCCGACCTGGCCGGCTACTTCGGCTCGGCCGCTTCCGGGGCCAACCAGGTCTACGTGCCGTACGGGCCGACCCGGATCGCCGACACCCGCGACGACTCGGGCTGGATCAAGGTGGTCTCCGGCCAGCTCAGCAGGTACCAGAAGGCGCCGTTCGCGGTGAAGAGCGAGACGGGCTGTGACTTCGAGTGCCCCCGGCCGACCGCCGCGGTGCTCAACCTGACCGTCACCGCCCCGACGGCCGCGGGCGTGCTGACCGCGTACCCGGCGGGCGAGGCGGCGCCGACGGCGTCGAACGTCAACTTCGTCGCCGGTGAGACGGCCGCGAACCTGGCCGTGGTCAAGGTCGGTGCCAACGGTCAGGTCGCGGCGTTCAACAACAGCAGCGGCTACACCCACGCCATCGTCGACCAGTCCGGGTACTTCATCGCCCCGGCCTGACGGTCACCGCCGGTCCGCAGCGGCCGCGCCCCCGGTCTCCTCGATCGGGACGCGGCCGCTGCGCCGTTCTCCGGCCCGGTCAGGGGCTGGCGGCGAGGAAGACGAACGCGGCCAGCAGCACCAGGTGGACCCCGCCCTGAAGGACGGTCGCCCGGCCGGGGACGACGGTGAGCACCCCGGTCACCGCGGTCAGCGCCAGCAGGGTCAGCTGGGTGCCGCCGAGGCCGAGCAGCAGCGGCCCCTCCAGCCAGATGGAGGCGAGGGGCGATCGCCGGGATGGTGAGACCGATGCTGGCCATCGCGGAGCCGAGGGCGAGGTTGAGGCTGATCTGCACCCGGTCCCGCCGGGCGGCCCGGGCCGCGGCGAGGGTCTCGGGGAGCAGCACGAGCAGTGCGATGACCACGCCCACGAAGGCCTGCGGGAGGTTCGCGGCCGCGACGCCCGCCTCGATGGCGGGGGAGACCGTCTTGGCCAGGCCGACCACGGCGACCAGGGAGACGAGCAGCAGGCCCAGGCTGGCCAGCGCGGTCCGCGTCGACGGCGGGTCGGCGTGCGCGTCGCCGTCGTCGTCCAGCAGCCTGCCCTCGCTGGTCACGGGGAGGAAGTAGTCGCGGTGCCGGCCGGTCTGCACCATGACGAAGAGCCCGTCGCGCCGATCAGCAGAGACAACCCGAGGATGCCGTTGCAGGTGATCATCACGGCGGCGAAGACAGTGTCCCGGGCCAGCGACTGGGTCTTCTCTCCGCCGCTGATCATCAGGGTCACGATCAGCGCCACCTCGATGACGGTGACCGCCACGGCGAGCACCAGCGAGCCGTACGGTTCGCCGACCTTGTGCGCGACCACCTCGGCGTGGTGGACGGCCGCGAGCACCGCGCCGGCCAGGAAGGCGGCCACCAGCGCGACCATGATCCCGGGGAGGCCGCGACCCCAGGTGACGGCGAGCAGTACGACCGCGAGGATGGGCATGGATACGGTCCAGTTGGTCAAACGGGATCGAATCAGCGCGATCATGCCGTCAACAATGCCAGGCGCGCCGATCGAACGCCGAGCGTCGACGAACCCCGTGACCGCCGCTGAGAAGGTCGAAAGCCCCTGCCCAGAGGGTCACGCCGCACCAGCGGACGCGAGGGCCTTCGCCTCCCGACGGCGACCGGTTGCAGCCCGAACCCCTGGTCCACATTGTCCGTGCGGGGGGCCATCGCATCGGTGGACGTCGGGGTACGCTGCCGCGCGCAGGCAGAACTTCAGGCACGGGGATGGTTGATGACGACCAGAAACACACTCGCCCGGCTCGCAGTCGTACCCCTGATCGGGGGCGCGGGCCTGGTCGGGCCGGCGGCGCCAGCGATGGGCGCGACGCCCGCGCCGGTCGCCCAGGCGGCGGCGGCCCCAGGGACGGAACTCCACGTGAGCAGCAAGTACTGCTCCCCGACGGGCACCCGGGACGGCAGCCCGGCGGCGCCGTTCTGCACGATCCAGGCTGCCTCGGACGTGGCCGGACCGGGCCAGACGGTCCTGGTCCACCCGGGCACCTACCAGGAGAACGTCTCGTTCACCCGGTCCGGCACGGCGGA comes from Micromonospora purpureochromogenes and encodes:
- a CDS encoding histone deacetylase is translated as MRLLWYVAYGSNMDPARLGWYLSGGRPPDGLRSYPGCRDCRPPRRTEAVLVPGGVYFAGESRAWTGGMAFYDPELPGTAAARGYLLTAGQFADIAAQEMYRPPGADLDLIAVAVEAGRATLGPGRYETLLRVGVRDGVPMLTFTAPWRAGEVAWTAPAPVYLRMIAAGLRAAHGWSVDRTVAYLADRPGVTGHWTRADLTDLVAAVPAP
- a CDS encoding MFS transporter; the encoded protein is MLRRSLPRRPEARRILLGTLLSAIGRGLTLPFLFIYLTDVRGLSDPRAGLVIGWYGAVTLALSPLGGTLIDRFGARRVVLPSLLIEAIGTGSLALVDSTASAFGVATVIAIGGSAIWSGQNTILASLTADDERQRVYGLNFALLNLGIGVGGLTSGAIVDVARPVTFQAIYLLDALSYLTPAVILLTLPHVGHRLAAGAAGAKTGGGGYLTVLRDRPFRRLVIFGLVLTTCGYAQIEVGFTAYAVRVAEVTPRVVAWALAGNTLMIVLSQLLVIRRMEGRSRTGALAVVGAVFATAWLTLGAAGLIGTGNALMAALGVVACAAIFGFGETMLSPVMPALTNALATDELRGRYNAMSSMIFGISGVIGPVTAGPLIGAAGGKVWVAVVVGGCLAASLIALSLRPLLTAIQDGRLAAPADRTPEPTPA
- a CDS encoding aspartate-semialdehyde dehydrogenase encodes the protein MSAQPTLAVVGATGAVGTVMCELLSSRRNVWGEIRLLASERSVGRKVRCRGEELTVGALTPEAFDGVDVAMFDVPDEVSVEWAPVAVARGAVVVDNSGAFRMDRDVPLVVPEINPEQVRNRPKGIVANANCTTLAMIVAIAPLHREYGLRELVLSSYQAASGAGQAGVDALHLQLGKIAGDRVLGSRPGDVRQAVGDELGPFPAPLALNVVPWAGSLVDFGWSSEEMKIRNESRKILGLPDLKVSATCVRVPVVTGHSVAVHAVFATEVDAEGAREALRNAPGVILVDDPAAGEFPMPIDAVGTDPSWVGRIRRALDDPRALDLFVTGDNLRKGAALNTAQIAELLAKELTRP
- a CDS encoding bifunctional metallophosphatase/5'-nucleotidase — its product is MSVPGMRRAAIGLTALAAAALSTVAVHPSQAEAGPKPLDVKLLALNDFHGNLEPPTGSSGTIAGQPAGGAEYLATQLAKLRGATEEEQERTITVAAGDLIGASPLLSAAFHDEPTIESLTMAGLDFASVGNHEFDEGANELLRIQNGGCHPVDGCADGTPYAGAGFQYLSANAFKTATGQPLLPPYGVKKVDGVKVGFIGMTLEGTPQIVSQEGVAGLTFSDESETANKYARILRSQGVETIVVLLHEGGQQDTTGGINDCKGFTGPIVDIANRMDPSIDVVVSGHTHQAYNCEINGKLVTSASSFGRLVTDIDLQIDRKTGDVLTAKANNVVVTRDVTKDAAQTELITRYKTALGPVAIKVVGETAEPLNRVQETLFGTAKGESPLGNVIADAQFAATDNEQGALGAFMNPGGVRADLDAGQVTYEEAFTVQPFANNLVTLDLTGAQLYCVLEQQFVVGRTLYPSSTVRYTVDVNGTTGTTADPCAGTRVVRGSLTLGGVTVTDAGTYRVTVNNFLAGGGDGFTALKSGTNQVTGMIDLDAFVAYLTASSPVSAPALDRIRTTAEVPAA
- a CDS encoding phosphodiesterase, producing MLIAQLSDPHLTTGVLGAVPAAGLHRALGRVLALRPRPDCVVITGDLVDQGRPDEYATLREVIGRYPLPVHLVAGNHDDRESLLDAFGGTPYLGGGFSAHYHVDHPDVTVVVLDSLTPGEGGGRLGEDQLGWLDGVLAGRADVPALVCLHHPPVAVGVPAADAVRLADGDALAEVVRRHPHVVRVAAGHLHRPVTTGYAGTVLTVAPSTWRQASLTMNADDEIGWVDEPTAFLLHAVDDGGCVTHTVQVSHAAGQTCSY
- a CDS encoding alpha/beta fold hydrolase; the protein is MTDATLAVGTVRSADGTTIAYERSGDGPAIVLVGGAFNDRTTTRAVAAALAGDFTVFGYDRRGRGDSADTAPYAVQREIEDLAALIGAAGGTAYLYGISSGAILAALAAAAGLPVAGLALFEPPFRVGPHDGSGAALAPRLAELVTAGRRGDAVECFLRDAVGLPADQVRGMRDQPMWSWLEMMAPSLVHDATVSGDGSLPADRLATITVPTVVLDSTGSPQWLRDATGATADAVPGARRVSLEGGFHEVPADRLAAELRRLLLG
- a CDS encoding sensor domain-containing diguanylate cyclase — translated: MAPTAVEACQWTVTALARYAPATISVLLQVHDRLRCVAATGSWQVFSTVPPKSGIVGRVYASGEGATVPDVTADPDYLPLRPDVTAEICVPVLDPAGRPIGVLDLQWSGPAELGRWRQTAERLAGRLGARIVALGGPPAETRSEKLLRHATAFTAAPTGPDLMAAALTAARDVSTLSCAVLVLTGRSGPRLVDPTGAPGELESRIRAELTEAGAGPLSRMVARAHRHGTAYTLGEAGHPPTDEYAPLARAGVRTLVSVPVGQPDAGGVLLVADERLLRPDPTTVNLIELLAGQAWGALDRLRTLARLREQASSDPLTGLRHTGPFGQRIRAATPGRTALLAIDVDGFKTVNDTYGHQAGDRLLVGLARALEGALRQGDELYRVGGDEFVAVIEVSRPEEAVRIAERLTEAARRTGRTISVGVALPQPGESAELTLRRADQALYAVKRHGRDGVRLAAA